From the genome of Pseudomonas helvetica:
AGCCAAAGCCGCCATTGCCGGGGCGTGAGCCGTCGAGTCGGGTGAACGGGTCGAACATACGCTCCAGATCGTCTTCGGCGACACCGCCGCCCTGATCTTCGAGCCACAGCAGCCAGTAATCGCCGTCGCGCTGCCCATCGAGGCGCACGCTGCCACCGACCGGAGAATGGCGGATGGCGTTGCGCAGGATGTTTTCCAGTGCCTGGGCCAAGGTATTCAGATGGCCGCGAACCCAGCATGAAGCCTCCACCGCGCAGTGCAATCGCTCGGCAGCCCAGTCGCTTTCATAGCAGGCGTTTTCCGTGAGCATTTCCCAAAGTGCCTGAATCTGGATCGCCTCGTCCGGTAATGGCGAGTGCTCCGCGTCGAGCCAGGCCAGTTGCAGAGTGTCTTCTACCAACCGTTGCATGCCATCGACTTCGCGACCGATGCGCTCGCGCAGTTGCAGCAGATCCTCTTCGCTTTCGCTGGCCACGCGCAGACGGCTCAATGGTGTGCGCAGTTCATGAGACAAGTCGCGCAGCAGTTGTTGCTGCCGGGCCCTGGACATTTGATCGCAAGCCCGGGCCTGTTGATCCTGGTTGCTCAAAGGCACCGCCCGCTCAGACCACTTCATCAACGGCACTCATTACATAACCCTTGCCCCAGACCGTGCGCACTTCGCGTTCGCCGTAGCCGATGGCCTTGAGTTTTCGGCGAATCTGGCTGATGTGCATGTCCAGGCTGCGGTCGTGGGGCGCGTAGCCGCGCTGCAACACCTGCTGATAAAGGAAGGCCTTGCCGAGCACTTCATCGCCATTGCGGTTCAGGGTTTCCAGCAGCCGGTATTCGCTGCGAGTCAGTCCGGCCCACTGCTCAGCATAATGAACATCACACTGTTCATCATCGAAACGCAGGTTGTGAACGTCGCCGTTGAACGCTGGCGACGTATGTCGCCGGTCCAGGGCCACCCGCCGCAGGATAGCTTCGATGCGTACCCGCAACTCGGCCATGCTGAAAGGCTTGGGCAGGTAGTCATCGGCCCCCAGACGAAAACCGCTGATGCGATCCGCTTCGGCGCCCAGTGCCGACATCAGCAGCACCGGGGTGGAATCGCGGGTCCGCAGGTCGGTCAATACCGCCAGGCCATCCATGCCTGGCAGCACAATATCCATCAGCACGATATCGAAGGTCTGCTTACGAGCAATCGCCAACCCGTCCTCGCCGTTCTGGCACCAGGTCACCTGAAAACCACAGCGCCCCAGATGTTCATGAACATGTGCCCCCACTACAAGGTCGTCTTCAATCGCCAGGACACGCGGGGGGACAACGGATACGGGAGTCATTAGCTTCTGCAAGTCATTCTCAATCACTGATTATTCTAGATTGCCCGGCAGTGAGCAACCCGTGACTCTCGTCGCGGCTCCCGGTAACGTTCAAACCGTCACAAAGCTCTGGATAATTTGCCGGGATTGCCTGCCAGCAAATCGCTACACTGCGCGGGTAGCGCGTGCCGGATGCACGCACGGTCATCTATAAACAGCGTGATAGCAGGAGAGTGACGTGCTGAAGAAACTGGGGATCAAAGGTCGCGTATTGTTGTTGACCTTGTTGCCGACCAGCCTGATGGCCTTGGTTCTGGGTGGCTACTTCACCTGGATGCAACAGTCCGACCTGCAAACCCAACTTCTGCAACGCGGCGAAATGATCGCCGAACAGCTGGCACCTCTGGTCGCCCCGGCCATGGGCCACAAGAATGACGACTTGCTGGAACGCATCGCGACCCAGTCGCTGGAGCAACCGGACGTGCGCGCCGTGTCGTTCCTGGCGCCGGACCGTACGCAACTGGCGCACGCCGGGCCGCTGATGCTCAACCAGCCGCCCACCGGCGAAAGCGCGCATATGCTGCAACGCACCGGCAACGACGCCACCCGTTACCTGCTGCCGGTGTTTGGCAGGCATCGCAACCTGGCCGGTGAGCTGATCCCCGATGAATCCGATCGCTTGCTGGGCTGGGTCGAGCTGGAACTCTCCCACAACGGCATGTTGCTGCGCGGTTACCGCAGCCTGTTCGCCAGCGTGCTGTTGATCGCCGCCGGCCTGGTCGGTACCGCGCTGCTGGCATTGCGTATGGGTCGCACCATCAATACACCGCTGAACCTGATCAAGCAGGCCGTGGCACAACTCAAGGAGGGTCATCTCGAAACCCGCCTGCCCCCGCTTGGCAGCCAGGAGCTGGATGAACTGGCCTCGGGTATCAACCGCATGGCCAGTACCCTGCAAAACGCCCGGGAAGAACTGCAGCACAGCATCGATCAGGCCACCGAAGACGTCCGGCAGAACCTCGAAACCATCGAGATCCAGAACATCGAGCTGGATCTGGCGCGCAAGGAAGCCCTGGAAGCGAGCCGGATCAAGTCCGAGTTCCTCGCCAACATGAGCCACGAGATTCGTACGCCGCTCAACGGCATCCTCGGTTTCACCCACTTGCTGCAAAAAAGCGAACTGACGCCGCGTCAGCTCGACTACCTGGGCACGATCGAAAAGTCCGCCGACAGCCTGCTGGGAATCATCAACGAGATTCTCGACTTCTCGAAAATCGAGGCCGGCAAACTGGTACTCGACAGCATTCCGTTCAACCTGCGCGATCTGCTCCAGGACACCCTGACCATCCTCGCCCCGGCCGCCCACGCCAAACAGCTCGAACTGGTCAGCCTGGTGTACCGCGACACCCCGCTGTCGCTGGTCGGTGACCCGCTGCGGCTCAAGCAGATCCTTACCAACCTTGTGAGTAACGCGATCAAGTTCACCCGCGAAGGCACCATCGTCGCCCGCGCCATGCTTGAAGAAGAACACGAAGACAGCGTGCAACTGCGCATCAGCATTCAGGACACTGGCATCGGCCTGTCGAATCAGGACGTACGCGCGTTGTTTCAGGCCTTCAGCCAGGCCGACAATTCATTGTCGCGGCAACCGGGCGGTACCGGTCTGGGGCTGGTGATTTCCAAGCGTCTGATCGAGCAGATGGGCGGCGAGATTGGGGTCGACAGCACGCCGGGCGAAGGCTCGGAATTCTGGGTCAGCCTGAGCCTGCCAAAAACCCGCGACGATGCCGAAGACCTGCCAGGACCACCGTTGCTCGGACGCCGCGTTGCAGTGCTGGAAAACCACGAACTGGCACGCCAGGCCTTGCAGCATCAGCTGGAAGACTGTGGCCTTGAAGTGACCCCGTTCAACACCCTCGAAAGCCTGACCAATGGCGTCACCGGCGCGCACCAGACCGAGCAGGCGATTGACCTTGCCGTGCTCGGCATCACCTCCAACGACATGCCGCCGGAGCGGCTGAATCAGCATATCTGGGACCTCGAGCACCTGGGTTGCAAAGTGCTGGTGCTGTGCCCGACCACCGAACAGACGCTGTTCCATCTCTCGGTGCCCAACCCTCACAGCCAATTGCAGGCCAAACCGGCCTGCACCCGCAAGTTGCGACGTGCGCTGTCGGATCTGGTCAACCCGCGTCAGTTACGCAATGAACCGGGCGAACCAATTTCCAGCCGCGCGCCCAAAGTACTCTGCGTTGACGATAACCCGGCCAACCTGCTGCTGGTACAGACGCTGCTCGAAGACATGGGTGCCAAGGTACTGGCAGTCGAAAGCGGTTACGCAGCGGTCAAGGCCGTGCAGACCGAAGCCTTCGATCTGGTGCTGATGGACGTGCAGATGCCGGGTATGGATGGACGCCAAAGCACCGAGGCGATTCGCCAATGGGAAAGCGAACGGCATTGCACGCCACTGCCGATTGTCGCCCTCACCGCACACGCGATGGCCAACGAAAAACGCGCCTTGCTGCAAAGCGGCATGGACGATTACCTGACCAAACCGATCAGCGAACGCCAACTGGCGCAGGTGGTGTTGAAGTGGACCGGGCTGGCCCTGCGTAACCACGGTCCGGAGCGGGCCGACGTTTATGGCAACAACAGCGACCTGCTGGTACTCGATCCCGATGAAGGCCTGCGCCTGGCGGCCGGCAAAGCCGATCTGGCGGCCGACATGCTGGCGATGTTGCTGGCCTCACTGGAAGCCGATCGCGAGGCGATTCGCGTCGCTCGTGAAAGCAATGACCAGAATGCCCTGATCGAACGGGTCCACCGCCTGCACGGGGCGACACGCTATTGCGGCGTTCCGCAGTTGCGTGCGGCCTGTCAGCGCAGTGAAACCCTGCTCAAGCAACAAGACCCCAAAGCGGTCGTGGCGCTGGAAGAGCTTGAGCGGGCGATCAACCGCCTGGCCTCGCAAGCGCGTATCGGCGCTTGACCCAGCGCAATGGCGCGGCGGGTGTTGAGGGGTAAACTCAGCGCACTCGAGCACAAGGATGACGCCATGCGTACGATTCTCTTCAGCAGCCAGACATACGACCGCGAGAGTTTTCTCGCAGCCAAAGTGCCCGCCGGTATCGAGTTGCACTTCCAGCCTGCACGCCTGAGTCTGGATACGGCGGCGCTGGCCGAGCGGCATGAAGTGGTCTGCGCCTTTATCAATGACGACCTGAGTGCGCCGGTACTTGAACGACTGGCCGCAGGCGGTACGCGCCTGATAGCCCTGCGCTCGGCCGGTTACAACCACGTTGACCTGGCGTGCGCGAAACGCCTGGGTTTGAGCATCGTCCGCGTGCCGGCCTACTCGCCCCACGCCGTGGCCGAGCACGCGGTGGCGTTGATCCTGGCCCTGAACCGACGCCTTTACCGCGCCTACAACCGGACCCGCGAAGGCGATTTCAGCCTGCACGGGCTGACCGGATTCGACCTGTTCGGCAAGACCGTCGGCGTGGTCGGCACCGGCCAGATCGGCGCCACCTTCGCGAAAATCATGACCGGGTTTGGCTGCAAGCTGCTGGCTTACGACCCCTTCCCCAATCCGCAAGTCCAGGCGCTCGGTGTCCGTTACCTGCCGTTACCTGAGCTGTTGGCCGAAGCGCAGATCATCAGCCTGCACTGCCCGCTGACCGCCGATAGCAAACACCTGATCAACAGCCAGTCGCTGGCACATCTGCAGCCCGGCGCCATGCTGATCAACACCGGGCGTGGCGGACTGGTGGACACACCCGCGCTGGTCGACGCACTGAAAAGCGGTCAATTGGGGTATCTGGGGCTGGACGTCTATGAAGAAGAAGCCCAACTGTTCTTCGAGGACCGCTCCGACCGGCCGCTGCAAGACGACGTGTTGGCGCGGCTATTGACCTTCCCTAACGTGATCATCACCGCACACCAGGCCTTCCTGACCCACGAAGCATTGGCCGCAATTGCCATGACCACCTTGCAGAACATCACCGATTGGGCCGCTGGCACACCTCACAATCAGGTCGAAAGCTGATTTGGTCTGATCGAAGGTCGCAACCATGGGCCATGCCCGATTCTTTCGCGTGCTAGCATACCGCGCATATTTGGAGGACCCATGGTCGAACACGATTTCCGCTACAGCCTGATGAACCCGCAACACACCCTGACCGAATGCCGCGCGCTGACGCCGGGGCGTTATCAAGTCACCGGCAACGGCGGCTCGATACGCGCCGATGACGTGTTGTTGGTCACCCTCAAAGGCAGCAAGGACTTGTCCATGCGCCTGACCGTTGAAAACGTTCGTCACCTGCTCAAACCCATGGGCCAGTGGGTTGCCGTGGCCAGTGGTCCGGTGTTTGGTGAACTGGCGATCCACAACTGGCAAGTGAACTGCGACAGCTGCGCCAAAGAACTGAAATTCGAGTTCGCGGTCGACGCCAAGCTGGGCAACAAGGCCGAAAAACCGGCCGCCACCGCACGGATTGCCGAACTGGGCTGGACCACCGCCAGCGAGAAGCACCTGTGCCCGAAATGCCAGGAGCCCGTGTAATGAAACACCTCGTTCTGGCCGCCATGGCAGGTGCCAGCCTGCTGGGTTGCGCCGCTGAGCCGGTGCAACTGCAGCAGGATCGCAGCTATGTGCTGGAGTGGATCGGCGAACGCCCGCTGATCGACTACAGCCACCTGACCATCACCCTGGGTGAAGACGGTCGCGCTTATGGCAATGGTGGCTGCAACCACTGGTTCGCGCCCTACACGCTGGACGGTGACAAACTGAGCTTCGGCAAAGTCGGCAGCACTCGCAAAATGTGCGCCCCGGCCTTGATGGAACAGGAAAAACGCTTCCTGCAAGCGCTGGAATCCGTGCAGCGCTGGGACATCTCGCCGATCGAGCAAATGCGCTTCTGGCCCGCCGAAGGCAAGCCGCTGCGCTGGTGGCTTGAAGAAGGCTAAACCCCTCGATTGCTCCTGTGGCGAGGGGGCTTGCCCCCGTTGGGCTGCGAAGCAGCCCCTAATCCTGCAACTGCGATACCGCATCGCAGTTTCTGCGACTGCTCCGCACTCGAACGGGGGCAAGCCCCCTCGCCACAAGTAGTCGTCACATCGCCTGCAACACCTTGAGCTTCGCCATCACCCCCGCCGCCGTCTGCTCTCCCATCAACTGCTCACGCACCTTGCCCTTGTCATCGATGATGTAAGTCACCGGCAGCGCCTCGCTGCGTGGCAATTCGAAGCGATCGGCCGGATCCTGGGCCAGCACGGTGAACGTAATCCCGAGCTTTTCACTGGCGCTCTTGAGTTCTTCGCCCTGCACATTGTCGAAATTGACCCCGAACACACTGATCTTCTGACCTTTGAGCTGTTCAGCCAACACGTTCAATTGCGGAATTTCGGTACGGCACGGGCTACACCACTCGGCCCAGTAATTAAGTACAAACCATCGGCCATCCAACCGCTCGGACGCTACTTTCTGTCCCAACTGATCGGTGCCGTAGTCATAGCCGCAGCCGCCAAGCAGCAAGGTTGCGAAGAGGGCCAATGCTGCTGTCAGTCGCCTTGTCATGGGATCATCCTTACTCAAAAAAAACAGGTTCTGCTGCGACCCATCGCCTCCCAAGGTTCAGGACTGCTCGCTGCACAGGTAGAATAGCCGCCACCTTACGCAAGATGCGAACCGCACATGACCGATCTGACGCTTTATCACAACCCGCGCTGCTCGAAATCCCGCGGTGCGCTGGAACTGCTGGAAGCCCGTGGCCTGACTCCAACCGTGGTCCGCTACCTGGAAACCCCGCTGAACGCCGCGCAGCTGCAAAGCTTGCTGGGCAAACTCGGCATCAGCGCCCGCCAATTGCTGCGCACCGGCGAAGACGAATTCAAAGCCCTGAACCTGGCCGACAGCAGCCTGAGCGAAGCGCAATTGATCGCCGCCATCGCCGAACATCCAAAACTCATGGAACGACCGATTCTCGAAGTCGGTGACAAAGCCGTCATCGGCCGTCCGATAGAGAACCTGCTGGAGATTCTGCCGTGAGTACGCCGTACATTCTGGTTCTGTATTACAGCCGCAGCGGCTCGACCAATGAAATGGCCCGACAGATTGCCCGTGGCGTGGAACAGGCCGGGATGGAAGCGCGCCTGCGCACGGTGCCGGCGATCTCCAGCGAATGCGAGGCGGTGTCGCCGGACATTCCCGACGAAGGCGCGCTGTACGCCAGCCTCGACGACCTGAAAAACTGCGCGGGCCTGGCCCTTGGCAGCCCGACCCGCTTCGGCAACATGGCGGCGCCGCTGAAGTACTTCCTCGACGGCACCAGCAACCTGTGGCTGACCGGCGCACTGGTGGGCAAACCGGCCGGGGTCTTCACCTCGACGGCCAGCCTGCATGGCGGCCAGGAAACCACCTTGCTGTCGATGATGTTGCCATTGCTGCACCACGGCATGCTGATCACCGGCCTGCCCTACAGCGAATCGGCATTGCTCGAGACCCGCGGTGGCGGCACGCCTTACGGCGCCAGCCATCACGCCGGTGCTGACGGCAAAAGCGGCTTGAACGAGCATGAAGTCGCCTTGTGCCGGGCCTTGGGTCTGCGCTTGGCGAAAACCGCCCTGAAACTGGAGCGCTAACGTGGCCAAAAAGCCGAAGGTTCTGCCCTCCATCGATTGGCTCGAACCGCGAGTTCGGGCGATGCGCGTCATCAGCCTGCTGTGCTACTTCGGCCTGGCGGGATTGCTCTGCGCCTATTACCTGCTGATCGCCGACCTGCATGGTGCACGGCCGTGGGTCATCCTGCTGATTGAACTGGTGCCCTTGTTGGTGCTGGCACCAGGCATGCTCAGCGGCAGCGCGCGCGGGCATTCATGGATGTGTTTTGTGGTGAACCTGTATTTCATCAAGGGCGCGACCGCCGCGTTCGACCCGAATCGACAGGTGTTTGGTCTGCTGGAAATGGCCGCGAGCCTGGCAGTGTTCTGCTCGGCACTGCTGTATGTGCGCTGGCGGTTCCAGTTGAACCGTAAGCTGGCCGGCGAAGGCGAGATCTCCGTCGCCTGACAGGACGCCATCGCGGGCAAGAGCTAGGCGCCCCCCTGCTCCTACGGTTTTGTGTCGTACCCACTAAAACCGTAGGAGCAGGGGGGCGCCTAGCTCTTGCTCGCGATGAAGGCGACACGGCCTCAATGATTGACGGTGTAAGCCAGCATCATCGATATCTGACACATTGGCCGGCCGCTCTCGGCGTGCCATTGGTTGAAGGCGTTCTGCACCGTCGCCAGATCGCGCAGGCTGGTCGGCACCTTGTCGATGATCTGTTGCGCATTCAACGCCGCGACCACGTCATAGCTCGGCACGAAGGTGTCCTTGCCGATCATCCGCAAAAACCGTGGTGCCGATAACCCGCCCAATTGATGCCCGTGTTTGGCCAGGTACTTCCACAGGCCAACGATGTCGGTCACCGGCCATTCGGCGATCAACTCGCCGAAGCTGCCCTTCTCTTTCGCCACGTCCAGGATGAACTGCGCATTGCGCGGCACGCTCTTGAGCTTGCCCAGGTGGCGGATGATCCGTGCGTCCTGCATCAGTCGCTCAAGGTGTTCGGCGCCCATCAGCACGACCTTTTCCGGATCGAACCCGAAGAATACTTCTTCGAATGCCGGCCACTTGGCGTCCACCAGGCTGTGCTTGAGGCCTGCGCGAAACACCCGCAACGCCAAGGTCGACAGGTAGCGATCATCGCTGATCTGGCGCAGCTGTGCCGGGGTCTTGGGCACGGGCAGATGGGCTTCCAGTTCGGCTGCCGAACCAAAACGGTTCAGACAGTATTCGTGCAGCCACTTGTAATCGCGCATGCCCTCTCCTGAGCAATGAAATAAAAACGGCGCCCGCGAGCGCCGTTAAGTCAGAACAGTCCAGCAATCAGAGATTCACCACGTTCACAAAACGCGACGCAGCGGTTTCGTCGATACGCAGGTTGGTGAAGTCGAACAGGTTACGGTCCGCCAACTGCGACGGAATGACGTTCTGCAAACCACGGAAAATGCTTTCGGTACGGCCCGGCGTCTTGCGCTCCCACTCCTGAAGCATTTCCTTGACCACCTGACGCTGCAGGTTTTCCTGGGAGCCGCAGAGGTTGCACGGGATGATCGGGAACTGCTTGAAGTCCGAGTAAGCCTGAATGTCTTTCTCGTTACAGTAGGCCAATGGGCGGATCACTACGTTACGGCCGTCGTCGGCACGCAACTTCGGCGGCATGGCCTTGAGCGAGCCGTTGTAGAACATGTTCAGGAAAAACGTCTCGACGATGTCGTCGCGGTGATGACCGAGGGCCATTTTGGTCGCGCCGATTTCGTCGGCGAAGGTGTAGAGCGTGCCGCGACGCAGGCGCGAGCACAACGAGCAAGTGGTCTTGCCTTCTGGCACCAGTTCCTTGACCACCGAGTAGGTGTCCTTTTCGACGATGTGGTATTCCACACCCAGCTCTTTCAGATAAGCCGGCAGCACATGCTCAGGGAAACCCGGCTGCTTCTGGTCCATGTTCACCGCGACGATCTCGAACTTGATCGGCGCCACCTTCTGCAGGTGCATCAGCACGTCGAGCATGGTGTAGCTGTCTTTTCCTTATAGCTCAAGGATATCCTAGAAAACAGTACACTCATGCTCGTAACCCTATAATTTTACTATGTTTTACGAATAAGATTATTTACAAAAAAAATCGATAATGTAAATTTCATGGTTTCGCAAGTTCCAGAACCTCCCTTTCCTCAAAAAAAGACGTTGAACCTTTACAAAACCTGGACGACATCTATCCAGTTTTCAACGCGGGAAGAAGAAACCGTTGCGTCATCAAACTTATAGGGTGGCCGGTCTTCCGATCTGTCAATAGACAGATTTACGAAGTCGAACAGACTGCGATCGGCCATCTGGGAAGGGTTTACGCTTTGTAAGCTGTGAAAAATATTTTCCACGCACCCGGGATTTACCGAGTCCCACTCCGCAATCATCGATTTAATTTTTTTCCTTTGGAGATTCTCTTGTGAGCCGCAGAGATTACATGGAATGATCGGATACGCACTATCAGCAGCGACCTTCGCTACATCTTTTTCTCGGCAATAGGCGAGCGGCCGAATAACGATATTCCTCTTATCGTCACTGAGAAGTTTAGGCGGCATCCCTTTCATCTGCGCTTGGAAAAACATGTTGAGAAATAAGGTCTCAACCATATCATCCATATGATGTCCAAGCGCCAATTTAGTAGCCCCTATTCCCTCGGCAAAACTATAAAGCGTACCCCTTCTGAGTCTTGAACAAAGAGAGCAGGTTGTTTTACCCTCAGGAATCTTTTGCTTGACGACTGAATAAGTATCTTTGTCAATTATATAATAATCAATCCCTTTACTCTCAAAAAACTCAGGCAAAATATGCTCAGGAAACCCAGGTTGCTTCTGATCAAGATTTACGGCTACAACGCTAAATTTTATGTGCGCAACGCGCTGGAGGTGTAGCAGCGCATCCAGCATTACAAATGAATCTTTGCCACCACTTACGCACACCATAACTTTATCGCCGTCGTCGATCATTGCGTAATCTACAACAGCCTTTCCGACATTACCACGCAGCTTTTTACGACGAAGCTCTGCCGCCTTATTTAATTGAGCTGTACTTTCATCTATCATCATAGCTTTAAGCTCCTACCAATAACTTAGAAGTTTAGAAATAACCCCAATGAAAAAAACACGCCACCTAAAACATCCACATTCTTGCAACGAGTTCAGATAGCTAATTAACGCAAAAACAAAGAACAGAAAGCCCATAACAAATAACATACATTAACACAGACACTTCACATCTTATCTAGACGCTTAAAACTCGAAAATGAGATAAAGCGAACGATATCTGACTTGGCTGCATCATAACAAGATTGTGTCTACGTTTTAAGTGCACCCTGACCAACGATCGTTTTCAGCTTCGCTAGGGCGCCTCAGTGATTGACTACATCGCGGAGTACTGCTGGTGACCAGGGTTGATTGGCCTCAAAGACACTCATGGCGACAGATCATCCTCTACCATTTGGGACGGCAGCAGACGCCATCAGTGCAGCTGGGATCATCAAGCGCACGTAACGTCGTTGGTGATTGCAGCGTTATCGGGACTGTGATTGGGCGCTGTCGAACAAGCCGGATGCGGATCTGGTCATCAAGGCGTTGGACATGGCTTACGAACAGTGTGGCAAGCCTCATCTGCCGAGAAAAGGATTAGTCCATATCGTCAATGAGCTCGCGTGTCGCGGCTTGTGTGATCCGCTTTTACCGGGTACGGACGATAGCGATGACCTGATCCGTGCCTTTCGGCTGAAAATAGGCCAAGCAGCGGATACTGTCCGTCGAGTAACGACTGATCGACAACTGATCATCTTGCTCGACGCGATCGATAACGCCGGCGAACAGGCGAAAGACCGAGGCGAACCGTCTTTTCCAGAACTGCTGCTTGCAAGCATAAGTCACGGCGGTGCGCTCACGGGAGTACAACTAGTCGTTAGTTCGCGCACTCATCGACGCGTAGCTGCGACCGGGGGGAGCTGCATGCGAAAAGTTCGAGTAAAAGCCGTTCACTATCCAAGAAACTGGCGAGTTTCTGCGCCAGCGTCTCGATGGGCACACTGAAGCCAGGACTCACGTGTACAGCCCCGATCACGAGGTAATCATCGGCTACAACGTGCAGAGCCATCAGCAGAGCCTTGGACTACAGCCTGAAACGCTGGACTGCGCTGTCGCGCTATCTCGAAGACGGGGCCTTGCCCAATGATTGGGCCGAGAACCAGATCCGGTCGTGGGCCGTGGGTCGTAAGAACTAGTTTTTGCAGGTTCGCTGCGCAGCGATAAACGGGCGGCGGCGATCATGAATTTGATCCAGTCAGCGCGACTCAACAGGCATGATCCGTATGCTTATTTGAAGGACGTCCTCACGCGCCTGCCGATGCAGCGGGCCAGTAATATGGCGCAGTAGCTGGCGCATAACTGGTAACCGATTTAGTCGCGCAAGACGGGGCGGCGCCAACAGCTGTCGCAGTATAAAAAATAGCCCGCGTAAAAAGGGTTGTATAAACCTTTCTGGATCTATCTATCTTCATAGCCGTTCAATATCCGGAGAAATAAATGAAGAAGATGACAGCTGAATTATCCGGTTGATATAAGAAGATTCTTAAAATCAGAAGCGTCGAGCTGACAGGGTTTAGTGCGCACTCGTAAAAGCGTCCGTCGCTGCAAGATACTGTAACAACTTAAATTTGGCATGGAATGCAATTGCAAGTCCAATAGCCCCTTTACAGGGAGACAGCCATGCTTACCACTCAACTGATTTTGTTGGTCGTTTTTGGAGTCGTCGTCACCGCTTGGGGTGCCAGACTAGATATAAATAATCACAGGAAGGAAAAAGAAGCTCAGCGAGCACAGAACAACGATCAGCACTAATCCCGCGTCATAAGCAACTAATAAAAGATCAGCGCTAGTTGAGTTCCCCTTTTTTAGCCTCGGCTGTTGGTGCCAGCTCATCCCGCAACCCAAGTAATAATGCCATCGGCACACGGTGCGCCCTTGTTGCTGACTACGCGCTGAAACGCACGCTTAAGGTTGACGGGTGCAACCACCCGCGCCATAAGCGTGTCCGACTCCGCGATCGTCCACGTCACGGACGCCGTCGATGCTTGACCCGTGTCAGAGTCTTCCTCGGATACCATCCGGGACTCGGAGTAACAGTTTTCTTTTGGAATATAATCTGCGTTTCACATGCTTCCTTCAGATTCGCAGTCACCCGCGACACCCGTACCTCTGGCTTCTTCCCCTTGCCGGGAGTACAGAGAGTTTCTCCACCAAGTCACCAGCGGGGCCAC
Proteins encoded in this window:
- a CDS encoding DNA-3-methyladenine glycosylase I; its protein translation is MRDYKWLHEYCLNRFGSAAELEAHLPVPKTPAQLRQISDDRYLSTLALRVFRAGLKHSLVDAKWPAFEEVFFGFDPEKVVLMGAEHLERLMQDARIIRHLGKLKSVPRNAQFILDVAKEKGSFGELIAEWPVTDIVGLWKYLAKHGHQLGGLSAPRFLRMIGKDTFVPSYDVVAALNAQQIIDKVPTSLRDLATVQNAFNQWHAESGRPMCQISMMLAYTVNH
- the ttcA gene encoding tRNA 2-thiocytidine(32) synthetase TtcA, encoding MMIDESTAQLNKAAELRRKKLRGNVGKAVVDYAMIDDGDKVMVCVSGGKDSFVMLDALLHLQRVAHIKFSVVAVNLDQKQPGFPEHILPEFFESKGIDYYIIDKDTYSVVKQKIPEGKTTCSLCSRLRRGTLYSFAEGIGATKLALGHHMDDMVETLFLNMFFQAQMKGMPPKLLSDDKRNIVIRPLAYCREKDVAKVAADSAYPIIPCNLCGSQENLQRKKIKSMIAEWDSVNPGCVENIFHSLQSVNPSQMADRSLFDFVNLSIDRSEDRPPYKFDDATVSSSRVENWIDVVQVL